A single region of the Epinephelus moara isolate mb chromosome 14, YSFRI_EMoa_1.0, whole genome shotgun sequence genome encodes:
- the l2hgdh gene encoding L-2-hydroxyglutarate dehydrogenase, mitochondrial has translation MIRTLSGATFRAAGAAQPIKDVTTRRLHSTYDVAVVGAGIVGLATVRELILRHPSLSFVLLEKEKELAMHQSGHNSGVIHSGIYYTPGSLKARLCVRGATLAYEYCEKKGLPYIKCGKLIVAVEQEEIPRLKALYERGMKNNVRDLGIVDAKGIREREPYCRGIMALDSPYTGIVDWRMVALRYGQDFVEAGGKVITDSEINDISMVKESPAGSTEGMKYPIAVKDKKGNEVRCRYVLTCGGLYSDRLSQISGCSREPRIVPFRGDYLVLKPEKHYLVKGNIYPVPDPRFPFLGVHFTPRMDGSVWLGPNAVLAFKREGYKIYDFNVRDFADALSFRGLQKLVLRNITYGIGEMYRGININAQVKLLQKYIPEISSSDVLRGPAGVRAQALDRDGNLVDDFVFDGGVGDVGSRVLHVRNAPSPAATSSLAIAEMIADEVESRFSL, from the exons ATGATCCGGACACTCAGCGGGGCGACGTTTAGGGCTGCCGGGGCAGCGCAGCCGATAAAGGACGTAACAACCAGGCGGCTCCACAG CACATATGACGTGGCCGTGGTGGGGGCAGGCATCGTGGGCCTGGCGACAGTCAGAGAGCTCATTCTGCGACACCCATCGCTCAGCTTCGTCCTactggagaaagaaaaagagcttG CTATGCACCAGAGTGGGCACAACAGTGGGGTCATTCACAGCGGGATCTACTACACGCCGGGCTCGCTGAAGGCCCGTCTGTGTGTGCGCGGAGCCACTTTAGCCTACGAGTACTGTGAGAAGAAAGGACTCCCTTACATCAAATGTGGAAAG CTTATCGTGGCTGTGGAGCAGGAGGAGATACCCAGGCTGAAAGCTTTATATGAACGCGGCATGAAGAACAATGTGCGGGACCTCGGTATAGTCGACGCCAAGGGAATCCGAGAACGCGAGCCGTACTGCAGG GGTATCATGGCCTTGGATTCGCCCTACACTGGCATCGTGGACTGGAGGATGGTGGCTCTCAGGTACGGCCAAGACTTTGTGGAGGCTGGCGGCAAGGTGATAACTGATTCTGAGATTAATGACATTTCCATGGTCAAGGAGAGCCCAGCTGGGAGCACGGAAG GAATGAAATATCCGATCGCAGTCAAAGACAAAAag GGTAACGAGGTGCGGTGCCGTTATGTCCTGACCTGTGGAGGCCTGTACTCAGACCGCCTGTCGCAGATATCAGGATGCAGTCGAGAGCCTCGGATCGTCCCCTTCAGAGGAGATTATCTGGTCCTGAAGCCAGAGAAACACTATCTGGTCAAGGGAAACATCTACCCT GTCCCTGACCCTCGTTTCCCTTTCCTCGGAGTTCACTTCACCCCGAGGATGGATGGAAGTGTTTGGCTCGGCCCCAACGCCGTCCTTGCCTTCAAAAGAGAGGGATACAAAATTTACGACTTCAATGTCCGAGACTTTGCAGATGCGCTCTCATTCAG GGGCCTTCAGAAGCTGGTATTGAGGAACATTACGTACGGAATTGGAGAGATGTATCGAGGGATTAACATTAACGCACAGGTTAAACTCCTGCAGAAGTACATCCCTGAAATCTCGTCAAGTGACGTGCTCAG ggggCCAGCAGGAGTTCGAGCTCAGGCTCTCGACCGAGACGGAAACCTTGTGGACGACTTTGTGTTTGACGGCGGGGTCGGGGACGTGGGCAGCCGGGTGCTCCACGTGCGTAACGCTCCCTCCCCAGCGGCCACCTCCTCCCTCGCCATCGCTGAAATGATCGCAGATGAGGTGGAGAGTCGCTTCTCTCTGTAG